One Brassica oleracea var. oleracea cultivar TO1000 chromosome C7, BOL, whole genome shotgun sequence genomic window carries:
- the LOC106302682 gene encoding uncharacterized protein LOC106302682: MSSSFNFSRPTTKADDLEDLYKAYGVDRTVVLDFPGTHETPETVRESYYGAYLSFFHSCGLIFPIPEPILEILAELGLSLTQILPNFLRYLIAFLVRVREEGLSFGLSEFRQLILVKRNQQNHAPSGSSSMSDEIRGLIGILRRDRSNWSTFDQARIRAVFAMPEGTDSAPLVGGSEDEAENYQEVIATPSVQTQSSDRLTRQLVRRSSFRTSGSASRGRSSGKSPLISIHDSDDEDVLGERRPRVSLSPGLEDETVAVTRKRRRSSVGALPSSSRPRFVPEGDGSLFAAQSDLISLAGRMRYAGCRLPSLASSAEKEAYAKVAVASSKVMEAFNEYVVLMEDHVVASQNDKEIESIGSEIKRLSKELEATKREGKKDAEKIEALTEDWRRIHLENEALMTQMVSQKARIAALEVERDRDIRRASRIARRAIALFWDLP, encoded by the exons ATGTCTTCGTCGTTCAATTTCTCTCGTCCAACTACTAAAGCCGATGATCTCGAGGACCTTTACAAGGCGTACGGGGTCGATCGCACCGTCGTTCTTGATTTTCCCGGTACGCATGAGACTCCCGAAACCGTGCGAGAAAGCTACTACGGAGCCTATCTTTCTTTCTTTCACTCTTGTGGTCTTATCTTCCCGATCCCTGAGCCAATACTTGAGATTCTGGCGGAGCTTGGGTTATCGCTTACTCAGATCCTCCCAAACTTTCTTAGGTATCTTATCGCCTTCTTGGTTAGGGTTAGGGAGGAAGGTCTTTCTTTTGGCCTTAGTGAGTTCCGACAGCTCATTCTGGTGAAGCGGAACCAGCAGAACCATG CTCCTTCAGGAAGCTCCTCGATGTCAGACGAGATTCGTGGTCTGATCGGGATTCTTCGGAGAGATCGTTCGAACTGGTCAACGTTTGACCAAGCTCGGATACGAGCTGTTTTTGCTATGCCGGAGGGGACCGACAGCGCTCCTTTGGTTGGGGGTTCTGAGGACGAGGCCGAAAACTACCAGGAAGTCATAGCGACTCCTTCCGTTCAGACCCAATCTTCAGATCGATTAACTAGACAGCTTGTGAGGAGGTCGTCGTTCCGCACTTCCGGGTCTGCATCGAGGGGCCGATCTTCTGGAAAATCTCCCTTGATCTCGATTCACGACTCTGACGATGAAGATGTTTTGGGAGAGAGGCGGCCTCGTGTCTCGTTGAGCCCTGGCTTGGAAGACGAGACCGTTGCAGTGACTCGCAAACGACGCCGGTCATCGGTGGGTGCCTTGCCCAGTTCATCTCGTCCTAGGTTTGTTCCTGAGGGAGATGGTTCTTTGTTTGCGGCCCAAAGTGACCTAATTTCCCTCGCTGGTCGTATGAGGTATGCGGGTTGCCGTCTCCCATCTCTTGCTTCCTCAGCCGAGAAGGAAGCCTACGCCAAGGTTGCGGTGGCGAGCTCTAAG GTGATGGAAGCTTTTAACGAATACGTTGTGTTGATGGAAGATCACGTCGTAGCTTCTCAGAATGATAAAGAGATCGAGAGCATCGGTTCCGAGATCAAGAGGCTTTCGAAGGAGCTCGAAGCCACCAAGCGAGAAGGGAAGAAGGATGCCGAAAAGATTGAGGCTTTGACTGAAGATTGGAGGAGAATTCACCTGGAGAACGAGGCTCTTATGACCCAGATGGTTTCTCAAAAGGCAAGAATCGCGGCGCTCGAGGTCGAGAGAGATCGGGACATTCGTCGTGCTTCCCGTATTGCTCGTCGTGCTATTGCTTTGTTCTGGGACTTACCATAG